The genome window AAATCAGGACtacaatatcaaaattcaaaataaataaaaataaaaattgattaaattaaagtcGAAAGTTTAATATCATATTAGACCTATAAAAACTCTCCGGCTAAAGTCTAATCCAAGCCCGGCGTCCTACTCCGCATGTGAACAAAACTACTCATAAGGCGTAATGGACATTGAtgttttaacttataataatatGTCTGACATATACTTCCAACTAATCTTTATGTTGTTCGAAGgatccaaaaggaaaaaaggacACTAACCCATATCCAGGAATTGCTGACACggttttttttgtcttttgtttttttaaagattgaGATAAGACTAATACGACGGAGTTGATTATTATGATGATAACTACCGACTATTAAAAAACCCCTTAAATTACAAATAACGATAGTGATATCAACTATTATTTACAACTCAGAGAGTCATCTGTTATTGAGACTACAAGGAACATCTGAGTTCAGAATTAAGACAAGCAAAATGAGTGGCTTGATGGAGCTTGTAATTCTTGTCCCATGTTGTTTCTTCCTCGTAGCTTTAATAAAGTTCCTTTATGATTACCTGTGGGTACCTCTCCGTATACAGCATCTGATGAATTCACAGGGAATCAAAGGACCTCCTTAcaaattcatccatggaaaCAATGAAGAAGCTACCAAGATGAGAGAAGAAGCATTAAGCAAACCTATGGCCTTGAGGCATGATATATTTCCTAGAGTGCAGCCACATATTTACACCTGGATCAACAGATATGGTAAGATCCATGCATGTTTTTCACTATAGTGTTCCAATATAGTagtaaatgaaattttgtaagtaATTAAAAGCTGACTTGGTTActaataaaagttgtttattcTGATGAAAGAAGTTTTTTACttgattattaataaaaattaggattattttagtaataaataatCAACAATTGTATCTATTTTTAACAGATGATActaatcaaataaacttctattaaatagttatatttttataagtagaCATTAGAATTGGTATAGATAGGGAGGGATTTCATTTtatgttatgaaatattaagACACGctaaaacccaaaacaaaaatttctctATTCTCCGTCATCTTCAAATATTCATAGGTTGTTTTATCAAGAACTATTGCAGAAGTTTTTATAGAATATGATACTTTTCCTAATGTTCAGTGTACTATTTTCATTAATGCAAAATGTAGATAATTATTGGGTTTCATTATATTCTCGACACTTATTTGTTTGTAACATTTTTAACGCCTCAAAATATAAATGAGAAGAAATTGAATCATGAAAAAAGTGGCGTTggttaatttttataagtttatttttattcttacccACCAGTTCTAAGAAAAGATGTACCCTTTTTTGTTTGATTAGGGAGGAATTATATTTATTGGAATGGTATTCGAACTGTATTAGTGATTTCAGAACCTGAACTAGTCAAAGAGGTTctgaaaaataatgaaaatacatTTCCAAAAAAGAAGCCTTCGATTTATTTTAGCAACCTACTGGGGAACGGGCTTGTGTTGATTGAGGGTGAAAAATGGTTGAAGCGTCGGAAGCTTGCCAATCATGCTTTCCATGGGGAAAGCTTAAAGGTCAGTCCTCAAAATATATGTATCGattgtaattaatttacatGAACTATACTTATACTGCAAAATTAAGGATCTATAATTGTTGGCGAAATCGTATATCGTTGCTTACATATTTTGGAGGATTGTTTGGGTAGAACATGACACCAGCAGTAATTGCAAGTGTTGAAACAATGCTAGAGAAATGGAAAGGCCAAGAAGGCAAAGAGATTGAAGTGTTTCAAGAATTTAGATTATTGACTTCAGAAGTGATATCCAGGACAGCTTTTGGTAGCAATTACTTGGAAGGGGAGAAGATCCTTTCCATGTTGAAAGAGTTGTCTGTAATTATGAGTCGAAATAATTTCAAGACTAGAATTCCTCTCATCAAGTATGTTCCAAGATTTTAACTAGTTTTTGAATGCAAATTTTAGGATGTTTATCCATATGGATTCAGTTTTCTCCTTATATATGGTTGACACAGCTGGTTTGTTTTTTACAGCAAGTTATGGAAACCTGCTGATATGCTAAGGTCAGAAGAACTTGCAAAAGGAATACAAGATTGTGTGATGAAGATTGTTAAGAAAAGGGAAGACAAATTTAAGAAAGGAGAAGCTGATAGTTTTGGTAATGATTTTCTAGGATTACTTGTAAATTCCTATCATTCGAAAGATAATAACAGTCTATCAATGGAAGACTTGGTAGATGAGTGCAAAACATTTTACTTTGCTGGACAAGGAACTATTAATTCCTTACTAGCATGGATAGTCTTGCTTTTAGCAACCCATGGAGATTGGCAGGAGAAAGCTAGAAGAGAGGTGATTGACATATTCGGTAACCGAAATCCAGATTCTGAAGGcatttctaaactcaaaattgtAAGTATACTGTCCAACATTCCAAAATATTTTGTATCTCAATCTCAGGTTTTTTAGTCAGGTCATGTTTATCGCAattgcaaattcaacaaatacTATGCATTTAGTACATTAtattctttaatttgatttgacaTATTCCTGTTATGCAAACAGATGACTATGATTATTTATGAAACTCTAAGATTATATGGTCCATCAAATGGCCTACCAAGAGGAGTTGCAAGAGAAGTGCAGTTGGGAAAACTAGTCTTGCCTTCTAACATAGATCTTCTGGTCCAAAATATTGCACTTCACCATGACCCTTACCTGTGGGGAGATGATGTGCATCTTTTTAAACCAGAGAGATTTGCAAAAGGGATTGCCAAATCTACCAATTACAATGCAGCTGCATTTTTTCCCTTTGGATTAGGACCTCGATCTTGTGTTGGTATGTCCTTTGCAACCACAGAAACGAAGATTGTGCTCTCCATGATTCTACAACGCTACACCTTTACCCTCTCCCCTGCCTATGTCCACTCACCAATGCCTATTGTCGACCTTCAACCGCAACATGGAATTCAAGTAATACTTGAACCACTGCATAACAATGATTGATGTACACAACAGCTAAGGACATGGGATTCAACTCTGTTTGTTACAACATTCACCTTTAAGAGGTAACATTTAAGATATCCGGGGTTTTTAGTATTAACAACCCCTTCCCTATTCCTAAGCTACGCCCTCCtctaaacaaaaagaaatctATGCATTTGCTAGTTTCCTTAGATGGTAAAACATGTGATTAAACAATACATCCTTCATATGGCGCATATTCCAGCAAGTAAACAGTTATATTATAATGCATTTTACTTCACCATTCTGctcatatttcatttgaattGCAGTGTTATCATCCTAAAGTCACTCTAGCAAGCAATGAGGTTGCAAGTTTCTGATAAATTTAGTTCTAACAGACTACTTAAGCTAATCCACCTTGgtgctttgttttcttttcctaaACTATATTTTTTGCTATTCCTAGCCCATTTAAGCATTCAGTTGGAAGATGGTCGAGAGTTGTTATAGCATTCGGAAAGAAAAGGTTAGTGTGTGTTAAGTGACTGTGTGAGGCTAAGGTTATGATAATCTTCAGATTGGTTCTGCTTACAttatctataatataaaatttactttttaaaaagttgtttaacaagcTTATAGCTAAGATAGGAtatccaaataaaatatattaacaaaaagtaACGAACAAGTGTTGGGTGGAATGATAATTGCAGTATCAAGGGGAGAAACTTTTGATGGAAAAAAGTGCTAGGTACCCGTAATGTTCAGGCAAACCTTCTTCATGTAAAACTTCGCCGGAAAGATGATTTCATAGGGTTCTATTTCGTCTTCAATCCAATCATTGTTcacgtttttttttcttatcaatAAATAGATCTATTTACTTGTATGACTTAGATATCTCGTATCTCTCAAAATAATGGTTCGATTGATGAGATTTGTTACGATATTTATGAGATCAATGATATCGATGATATTgatattcaaatatttcttcttaaatcATATTGATTTAACCCCATAAGCAAGAACACCACCCCATAATGTTGCCTCCAAAAGCAGAACCTCGTATTTCCTCTAGAGAATCTCTTAATTGTTCAAGAGTACCTAGAATGAAATTCTTTAATTAGAAAGAATTTAGTTTAGATGTAGGATATCTATCCAGAAGTTTTCGCAACTCATGATAtagaatcataaaaaaaattctgactttttaaacaaatagaTCACTTGGGTgtagaaaagaaataattaataataaaattggtaTAATTAGAAAAGAATATCTTAAGAGTTCATTTTGTTCTCACactaacttttaatatttatatattattttataaagaaatattataaaaattcttttaaaattgatatttttataatacatcACTCAATGTTGAATACATTTCattaataaacaataattaGCTTAATTATTAAGAGttgaattaactatttttaatgaAGCATTCTCTCTCTAAAATCTCCATCCTCACCACTATTCTTATCTAATTCACcttcaagttttaaaatcaatGCTCTATcatgttttgattttcttttaaatttattttaaattttaaaattccttttaaaatctcaaatatattacatttcacacttttaagaaaataatgtaCGTTCAAACATTGaaaatgacataattaaataagataatcACGAATCCTGAAAATGAACCTAAAACGATTTGTCCAATTCAAAATTTGGAATGATAGAatcttaatagaaaatttaacctaattttttgaataatcttaTTGAGGAAGAAAGAAGATGGGACAAGAATTACAAACTTCATCAAGCCACTCATTTTTCTGCTTTTGCTTCTTATATCATGTTTGAcgctattttgtcttttttactTGTAAATTAGAAGAGATGCTCCCAATTATTCATTCATCCTCTCATATTCAATTGCTTATTGTAAACTTAATTTAAAGGATCAATGATTTATATAATCTCCATGAAATTTCTgtcactatttttttattatttttctagcCATTGTTGACTAACTGCACCTGTTAGTGgtgaaatgaaaaatttttcattttacaccctttataatttataaaattttaaattaataataataaaattatattttgacttctctaaaactgataaaaatttaatttaatctttcaaaattataaaatgtaaactattaaaataatgaaattacattttagattatataaactattaaaatttcgaatattttgatgtaattaaaataattgtttaaactatccttttaaaaatatatttaatattttaatatataaaaattccgtattaaaattaaaatatttaaataatcatgttgtatatatattgaaacacgtttgaattttatatatcaaaatatattttaaattatcacgTGAACAAGCTATATTCTATAAAAGGAAACACGTAATATATACTATTTAAATaatcatgtttttaaataaattacacttttggtccttttcttttgaaaatttgtagTTATGTCACCTAACTTGAGATTTTTATCACCGAAATTTGTAAacctattaatatattatttgaattagaATTTCTTGGTTCAGTACTTAAAATTTTGTAGATGTTCAATGGAATATATTTATtccaactttaaatttaaagaataaaaatataataaagtaaaagtTGATATATAATCTTAATTTTGTATAGACTAATTTCAAACTCAATGCTACCAACAACTCCTAGAAAGAGTATCCACTAATAACAACAAACTTACATGAGTGAGGCATTTATTGAAACAATCAGCAAccaattttgactcttttaccaattattttatatatttatttgtattttgaagttaactttaaaatattctatataaaatgaatttaataacaataaattgcCTTTTACGTTTACGAAATTTGACCAAATGAAAACGTTTCAAAGTGAAAGACAGTATGGAATCCAAATTATAGCTGATGAAatgttatttcttttaattattaaaaacattataattaagagatatgattattttaataaatagttataattattattaaaaatttcactatttaaatagtgttatgaatatcttattaagtggatgtccatcaagatcaatATAAGtctttgatgtactttaaattctaatagccATTAGAAGTAGGTTTTGCAAATATTCTGATTGATCAATAAATTACGCTCTCTCTTTGTTCTCCTTCTTCTTTGTtctttgtcttttattttataacacgttatcataacgattctcttttaattgtttttctccataagtcacaaaaatatccaaaaatttATTGTTATCGATTGCCTCCTAGAGTTGCTACGCGCACTATGGGTAATCATTAGAGCCTTTAACCAATGAGGTACACATAATTCTCTACATTTTTTTATGtccttttatgtaaaaaaatttatataattcttacGTGGTATGTTTTTCTcctttatttattgattttggaaaaattattttacaaaaaaaagtattattactttaaggtttcttttaaactaagattcgcataatatttaaatgtttaaagatttgattattaaattctTGTCATTAAATATTCttgtaatatgattaaaattatagtGGAAAGTGTTATTAACCTACCATAGTTGATCTATTGAGTCTTACTAACTTTCTAATGTTGAATGattgtattatatcttttaaattgaatttataaatatttgattagaaGCTTCAAAAgattaatttataacatatatgtggtattgaaatttggtacaaTGTGTATCAAATAACTTTCAAGCATCGTACACACAAACTAAATGATTTTTTActattagattataaatgttattacaaaaacaaaattgttttaCTACTTGTCATATTGCTCGTGATAATAGCCAAGGTGATACAATGATGTTAAAGAATCTCaggtatattttattataatttatttattatgccatgtttattataattggagactaatcacgacaacatgaatagatagattttgatttaaaatccaCGCATGTTTTGcaatggtgattatgaaataaagaatcaatggaggCGTTTAGAAGTATGCCCCACTAGATTTGTTGCATTCCTTGAAGTgaatgtaaacataaagaaaataaaagatataatcatggatcactaaaagtgggaacatagtaataaataagagaacaatgagagttctccagataactcttcaaagggtaaatataacttatgttatcaatgtgatatgaaatattattggccacatatgtggcgtatcccaaatattttgtttcattaatatttttgaggaaggatatgagaatgt of Gossypium raimondii isolate GPD5lz chromosome 3, ASM2569854v1, whole genome shotgun sequence contains these proteins:
- the LOC105796537 gene encoding cytochrome P450 CYP749A22, which produces MSGLMELVILVPCCFFLVALIKFLYDYLWVPLRIQHLMNSQGIKGPPYKFIHGNNEEATKMREEALSKPMALRHDIFPRVQPHIYTWINRYGRNYIYWNGIRTVLVISEPELVKEVLKNNENTFPKKKPSIYFSNLLGNGLVLIEGEKWLKRRKLANHAFHGESLKNMTPAVIASVETMLEKWKGQEGKEIEVFQEFRLLTSEVISRTAFGSNYLEGEKILSMLKELSVIMSRNNFKTRIPLINKLWKPADMLRSEELAKGIQDCVMKIVKKREDKFKKGEADSFGNDFLGLLVNSYHSKDNNSLSMEDLVDECKTFYFAGQGTINSLLAWIVLLLATHGDWQEKARREVIDIFGNRNPDSEGISKLKIMTMIIYETLRLYGPSNGLPRGVAREVQLGKLVLPSNIDLLVQNIALHHDPYLWGDDVHLFKPERFAKGIAKSTNYNAAAFFPFGLGPRSCVGMSFATTETKIVLSMILQRYTFTLSPAYVHSPMPIVDLQPQHGIQVILEPLHNND